The Streptomyces sp. RKAG293 genome includes a region encoding these proteins:
- a CDS encoding ABC transporter ATP-binding protein, whose product MTPQTILDIQDLTVEFRQGRRTPPFRAVDSVSLSIAAGETVGLVGESGSGKSTIGRAVLGLNPVRSGRIHFEGTDITSARPGVRRELSARLQVVFQDPYSSLNPARTIGRTLAEPLLVHRKIGAAETAERVTEMLARVGMPADTASRYPGQFSGGQRQRIAIARALMLSPRLVICDEPVSALDLSIQAQVMNLLADLQSELSLSYLFIAHDLPVVRHLSHRIVVLYRGQVMESGPADAVYADPVHPYTQALLAAVPEPDPRVQRARRADKEAAGATVLSTQPPAATGCAFAHRCPHAIDICHSLRPELLPVPGGEASGGGRTAACHRAADLHPLTVPAHSGITGEEVPCSGNE is encoded by the coding sequence ATGACTCCGCAGACCATCCTCGACATCCAGGACCTGACCGTCGAGTTCCGCCAGGGCCGGCGTACCCCGCCGTTCCGTGCCGTGGACTCGGTGTCCCTGAGCATCGCGGCGGGAGAGACCGTCGGCCTGGTCGGCGAGTCCGGCTCGGGCAAGTCGACCATCGGCCGGGCCGTGCTCGGGCTCAACCCGGTCCGCTCGGGCCGGATCCACTTCGAGGGCACCGACATCACCAGCGCCCGGCCCGGAGTCCGGCGGGAGCTCAGCGCCCGGCTGCAAGTGGTCTTCCAGGACCCGTACTCGTCGCTCAATCCGGCCCGCACCATCGGCCGGACACTCGCCGAACCGCTGCTGGTGCACCGGAAGATCGGCGCGGCGGAGACCGCGGAGCGGGTCACGGAGATGCTGGCGCGGGTCGGGATGCCCGCCGACACCGCGAGCCGGTACCCCGGGCAGTTCTCCGGCGGGCAGCGGCAGCGGATCGCCATCGCCCGCGCGCTGATGCTCTCGCCGCGCCTGGTGATCTGCGACGAACCGGTCAGCGCACTCGACCTGTCCATCCAGGCCCAGGTGATGAACCTGCTGGCCGATCTGCAGAGCGAACTCTCCCTCAGCTATCTGTTCATCGCCCACGACCTCCCCGTCGTCCGGCACCTCTCACACCGCATCGTCGTCCTCTACCGAGGCCAGGTCATGGAGTCCGGGCCCGCCGACGCCGTCTACGCCGATCCCGTGCACCCCTACACCCAGGCGCTGCTCGCGGCGGTCCCCGAACCCGATCCCCGGGTGCAACGGGCCCGCAGGGCCGACAAGGAGGCGGCCGGCGCCACCGTCCTGTCCACCCAGCCGCCCGCGGCCACCGGCTGTGCCTTCGCGCACCGCTGCCCGCACGCGATCGACATCTGCCACAGCCTGCGCCCCGAGCTGCTGCCCGTCCCCGGCGGCGAAGCGTCGGGCGGCGGGCGGACCGCCGCCTGCCATCGCGCCGCGGACCTGCATCCGCTGACCGTTCCAGCACATTCAGGAATCACAGGAGAGGAAGTGCCGTGTTCAGGCAACGAATGA